One genomic region from Muriicola soli encodes:
- a CDS encoding cation diffusion facilitator family transporter, with the protein MGHSHHHHHQELSGKKLLISILLNIGITLAQVIGGIISGSLALLSDALHNFSDVLSLIISYLANRFTRKQASVKRTFGYKRAEIMAAFVNSATLIVIAVILIKEAFERFLQPEAITPSLVIWLSALGIAANGFSVLLIRKDAKDNMNMKSAYLHLFTDMMASVAVLVGGLLMYFYQLYWVDPLLTILIGLYLVYMGYDLLKSSSKVLMLFTPDQIKVDEMVQIIGEHPAIKNVHHVHIWQLNEREIHLEAHIDFHKNINLITFDEILKEIEEKVFHEFGITHLSIQPEFGKCHTKQVIVQD; encoded by the coding sequence ATGGGGCATTCACACCACCATCACCATCAAGAGCTTAGTGGAAAAAAACTACTGATTTCCATTCTTTTAAATATTGGGATCACCCTGGCCCAGGTTATTGGCGGGATCATCTCAGGTAGTCTGGCTCTTTTATCAGATGCACTCCACAATTTTAGTGACGTACTTTCATTGATCATCAGCTACCTGGCTAATCGCTTTACAAGAAAACAAGCCTCAGTTAAAAGGACGTTTGGATATAAACGGGCTGAAATCATGGCCGCCTTCGTGAATTCTGCAACCCTGATCGTAATTGCTGTCATTCTGATTAAAGAAGCTTTTGAGCGATTTCTGCAACCTGAAGCCATCACGCCTTCTTTGGTGATTTGGCTTTCGGCCCTGGGGATCGCCGCAAACGGATTCAGTGTTTTACTCATCAGAAAGGATGCTAAAGATAATATGAACATGAAATCGGCCTACCTACACCTTTTTACAGATATGATGGCCTCAGTGGCTGTCCTTGTAGGAGGCTTACTTATGTACTTTTATCAGCTTTACTGGGTTGATCCCTTACTTACTATCCTCATTGGACTATACCTGGTCTACATGGGATACGATCTGTTGAAGTCGTCTTCAAAAGTGCTTATGCTTTTTACACCCGATCAGATCAAAGTTGATGAAATGGTTCAAATAATTGGCGAACATCCTGCTATCAAAAATGTACACCATGTGCATATTTGGCAATTAAATGAAAGAGAAATTCACCTTGAAGCCCATATTGATTTTCATAAAAACATCAATTTGATAACCTTTGATGAAATATTGAAGGAAATAGAAGAAAAGGTATTTCATGAATTTGGGATCACCCATCTCAGCATTCAGCCTGAATTTGGGAAATGTCATACAAAACAGGTTATAGTGCAGGATTAA
- a CDS encoding GNAT family N-acetyltransferase codes for MEIAIKSFKKLSKQELYRILQLRNEIFIVEQNCPYLDLDNLDEKAYHALGIDASGICAYTRIFKAGDYFEEPSIGRVAVSEDCRGRGFGKEIMQASVDYIDAKWPMQNIVISAQLYLKKFYQELGFETIEEEYLEDDIPHIKMKRRWIPQSP; via the coding sequence ATGGAAATAGCCATCAAGTCATTTAAAAAGCTCAGCAAGCAGGAATTATACCGCATTTTACAACTGAGAAATGAAATTTTTATAGTGGAGCAAAATTGCCCCTATCTGGATCTTGACAACCTGGATGAAAAGGCGTATCACGCATTGGGAATTGACGCTTCAGGCATCTGTGCTTATACCCGAATTTTTAAGGCAGGAGACTATTTTGAAGAACCTAGTATAGGAAGGGTAGCCGTTTCTGAGGATTGCAGAGGGCGGGGTTTTGGAAAAGAGATAATGCAGGCATCCGTAGATTATATTGACGCAAAATGGCCCATGCAAAATATAGTAATCTCAGCCCAGTTGTACCTGAAAAAGTTTTACCAGGAATTAGGATTTGAAACAATCGAGGAGGAATATCTGGAAGACGATATTCCACATATTAAAATGAAAAGACGATGGATTCCTCAATCGCCTTGA